GGCGTTGATGGGTGCTCCCGGCCTGCTGTATCCCGGCTTCGGCTTCGGCCTCGGCCCGCTCCCCAATCCCCAATCCCGAATCCCGAATCCCGAATCCCACCCAGCTAAAATACCCAGCCCTGTCCCCGGAACCCCCAACGCCATGACCAAGCAGATCATCCACACCGACCACGCGCCGGCCGCGATCGGTCCGTATTCGCAGGCCGTGCGGGCCGGCAACACGGTGTACTTCTCCGGCCAGATCCCGCTGGATCCGGCCACCGGCAACCTGGTCGAAGGCGACATCACCGCGCAGGCGCGTCGTTCGTTCGACAACCTCAAGGCCGTGGCCGAGGCCGCGGGCGGGTCGCTGGGCGACATGGTGCGCCTGGGCCTGTACCTGACCGACCTGAGCCAGTTCGCCGCGGTCAATGCGGTGATGCAGGAGTACTTCAGCGCGCCGTTCCCGGCCCGTTCGACCATCGAGGTCTCCGGCCTGCCCAAGGGCGCGCTGTTCGAGGTCGACGCGGTGATGGTGCTGGGCGCGTGATCCGCTCCGCATGCGGCGTTGTCCGACGCGCGCATGCGGCGATGTGATCTGGCAATCGCCGAAGTCGGCCGGCATCCTGGGGCGCGTGATGAAGCTTGAGCCAAGCGGCGTGGGTCGCCGGTGGTGCAAAACGGGCGCCTCGACGCGCCCCGCCGCCGGCGGTGTCGCGGGCGCTTCGCCGCGTGGCGCACCCGCCGGGGCCCGATGACCCCCCAGACGATGTCGCCCGCCCGCCGCAGCCTGGAGCCCGCCTTCACCCAGCCCATCGTCGGGCTCAGCGGTGCCGGTCCCAAGCTGGCCGAAAAACTCGCCGCGCGCGGGTTGCTGACGCTGCAGGACCTGTGGCTGCTGCTGCCGCTGCGCTACGAGGATCGCACCAGCCTGACGCCGATCGCGCGGCTGCAGCCCGGCGTGGCGGCGCAGGTGGAAGGCAGGATCGAGGCGGTCGAACGCGGTTTCCGCTATCGCCCGGTGCTGCGGGTGGCGATCGGCGACGAGTCGCGCGCCACCCTGGTGCTGCGCTTCTTCCATTTCCGGGCCGCGCAGGTGGCGCAGTTCGCCGTCGGCGCGCGGCTGCGCGTGTATGGCGTGCCGCGTCAGGGTCAGCAGGGGCTGGAGATCGTCCATCCCAGCTACCGGCTGCTGGACGCGCAGGGCGATACGCCGCTGGGCGAGACCCTGGAGCCGGTGTACCCGGCCGTCGACGGCGTCGGGCCGGCGGTGCTGCGCAAGCTGATCTCGCAGTCGCTGGATCGCCTGCCGGACCAGGCCGCGCTGGAACTGCTGCCTGAGGGCCTGCTGCGCGCGTCGCGCCTGCCCGACGGCAGCATGCTGCCCTCACTGCGCGAGGCGCTGCTGACCATGCACCGGCCCGCGCGCGATGCCGACGTGGCGGCGCTGTCCGCGGGCACGCATCCGGCGCAGCGGCGACTGGCGCTGGAGGAACTGCTGGCCCACCACCTCAGCCTGCGTCGCCAGCGCATCGCCCTGCAGCGGCACGGCGCGCATGCGTTGGCGGGGAAGGGCGCGCTGGTGGCGAAACTGCTCAAGACCCTGCCGTTCAAGCTGACCGGCGCGCAGCAGCGGGTGTTCGCGCAGATCCGCACCGATCTGGCCCAGCCGCATCCGATGCTGCGCCTGGTGCAGGGCGACGTGGGCAGCGGCAAGACAGTGGTCGCGGCGCTGGCGGCGATGCTGGCGGTCGAATCCGGCAAGCAGGTCGCGCTGGCCGCACCGACCGAGCTGCTGGCCGAACAGCACCTGGCCAACCTGCGCGGCTGGCTTGAGCCGCTGGGCGTGCGCGTGGCCTGGCTGGCCGGCAAGGTCACCGGCAAGGCGCGCGCCAGGGTGCTCGAAGAGGTCGCCAGCGGCACCGCGCAGGTCGTCGTCGGCACCCATGCGCTGATGCAGGACGCGGTGGCCTTCCATGACCTGGCCCTGGCCATCGTCGACGAGCAGCACCGCTTCGGCGTGCACCAGCGCCTGGCGCTGCGGGACAAGGGCACGCAGGCCGGCACCGGCGCAAGCCGCGTGCCGCATCAGCTGGTCATGACCGCCACGCCGATCCCGCGCACGCTGGCCATGGCCGCCTATGCCGACCTGGACGTCTCGGCCATCGATGAACTGCCGCCGGGCCGCACGCCGGTGCAGACCATCGTGCTCAGCGCCGAGCGCCGCCCCGAGCTGATCGAGCGCATCCGCGTGGCCTGCGCCGAAGGCCGGCAGGTCTACTGGGTGTGCACGTTGATCGAGGAGGCCGAAGACGACGCCAAGGCACCGGCCGGCGGTGCCGGCCCGGCGCTGCGCTTCGAGGCGCAGGCCGCGCAGACCACCTTCGAGCAGCTGACCGCGGCGCTGCCGCAGGCGCGCGTGGCGCTGGTCCATGGCCGCATGAAGCCGGCCGAGAAGCAGGCGGTGATGCGGGCCTTCAAGCAGGGCGAGTGCGATCTGCTGGTGGCCACCACGGTGATCGAAGTGGGCGTGGACGTGCCCAACGCTTCGCTGATGGTGATCGAGAATGCCGAACGCCTGGGCCTGGCCCAGCTGCACCAGCTGCGGGGACGCGTGGGCCGCGGCGCGATGGCCTCTTCATGCGTGCTGCTCTACCAGGCGCCGCTGTCGCAGATGGCACGCGAGCGCCTGGACACCATGCGCCAGACCAACGATGGCTTCGTGATCGCCGAGAAGGACCTGGAGCTGCGCGGCCCGGGCGAACTGCTCGGCACGCGCCAGACCGGTCTGGCCGCCTTCCGCGTGGCCGACCTGGCGCGCGATGCCGGCCTGCTGCCGCAGGTGCATGCGCTGGCCGATCGCCTGCTCGACACCGACCCGGCGCTGGCCGATCGCCTGATCGCGCGCTGGATCGGCGGCGCCGCACGTTACGCCAGCGCCTGAGGCGAGCAACGAGCGGGGAAGGCGAGTCGCGTCCGACGATTCTGGCTGTTGCTTCACTCGTCCCTCGTTCCTCTCTACTCGTTGCTGGCTATGTCAGACTCGGCGACCGTTCCATGAGAGCTCCCGGAGCATGACCGCGAAGATTCCGCTTCTCATCGATACCGACCCGGGCGTGGATGACGCGCTGGCGCTGTTGATGGCCTTCAACGACACCGCCCACGACGTGGTCGGCCTGACCATCGCCGCCGGCAATGTCGGCCTGCAGCACACCGTGCGCAATGCGCTCAAGCTGTGTGAGGTCGCCGGGCGCAGCGATGTGCCGGTGTTCGCCGGCTGCGCCGCGCCGCTGTTGCATCCCTCGCCCGACGCGGCCGATGTGCACGGCCTGGATGGCTTCGGCGACACCGGCTACGCGCCCGCGGCGCATGGCGCGCAGGCCGAGCACGCCGCACTGGCGATCCTGCGCCTGTCGCACACTTACGCAGGCCGCC
The window above is part of the Pseudoxanthomonas sp. X-1 genome. Proteins encoded here:
- a CDS encoding RidA family protein — encoded protein: MTKQIIHTDHAPAAIGPYSQAVRAGNTVYFSGQIPLDPATGNLVEGDITAQARRSFDNLKAVAEAAGGSLGDMVRLGLYLTDLSQFAAVNAVMQEYFSAPFPARSTIEVSGLPKGALFEVDAVMVLGA
- the recG gene encoding ATP-dependent DNA helicase RecG, yielding MSPARRSLEPAFTQPIVGLSGAGPKLAEKLAARGLLTLQDLWLLLPLRYEDRTSLTPIARLQPGVAAQVEGRIEAVERGFRYRPVLRVAIGDESRATLVLRFFHFRAAQVAQFAVGARLRVYGVPRQGQQGLEIVHPSYRLLDAQGDTPLGETLEPVYPAVDGVGPAVLRKLISQSLDRLPDQAALELLPEGLLRASRLPDGSMLPSLREALLTMHRPARDADVAALSAGTHPAQRRLALEELLAHHLSLRRQRIALQRHGAHALAGKGALVAKLLKTLPFKLTGAQQRVFAQIRTDLAQPHPMLRLVQGDVGSGKTVVAALAAMLAVESGKQVALAAPTELLAEQHLANLRGWLEPLGVRVAWLAGKVTGKARARVLEEVASGTAQVVVGTHALMQDAVAFHDLALAIVDEQHRFGVHQRLALRDKGTQAGTGASRVPHQLVMTATPIPRTLAMAAYADLDVSAIDELPPGRTPVQTIVLSAERRPELIERIRVACAEGRQVYWVCTLIEEAEDDAKAPAGGAGPALRFEAQAAQTTFEQLTAALPQARVALVHGRMKPAEKQAVMRAFKQGECDLLVATTVIEVGVDVPNASLMVIENAERLGLAQLHQLRGRVGRGAMASSCVLLYQAPLSQMARERLDTMRQTNDGFVIAEKDLELRGPGELLGTRQTGLAAFRVADLARDAGLLPQVHALADRLLDTDPALADRLIARWIGGAARYASA